A portion of the Cyanobium sp. PCC 7001 genome contains these proteins:
- a CDS encoding trypsin-like peptidase domain-containing protein — MPRTRSWPGAVLIGSLLLTGCTGGMPRLPQLPRLPGQPDQGNVRISDAGPTPPLQPSNNVIVDAVAKVGPSVVRIDTTKRIINPLGGLFGRGPTIQEQQGQGSGFITRSDGVLLTNAHVVDGASEVSVTLPDGRSFTGKVLGSDPLTDVAVVKVVATNLPVAPLGDSAKLRPGEWAIAIGNPLGLDNTVTAGIISAIQRTNAVGEGQRVPYIQTDAAVNPGNSGGPLINDRGQVIGINTAIRQAPGAGLSFAVPINVAKQIAAQILERGFASHPYIGVRLQALTPQLAREINATTDQCRLPEVNGVVVVDVMQGSPASKGGLKPCDLIESVGGRKVRNPSEVQLAVDQGRVGEPLEVVVRRGDATTSLTLQPAELPRQE; from the coding sequence ATGCCCCGTACCCGCTCCTGGCCCGGCGCCGTGCTGATCGGCTCGCTGCTGCTCACGGGCTGCACGGGCGGGATGCCACGGCTGCCGCAGCTGCCGCGTCTGCCCGGCCAGCCGGACCAGGGCAACGTGCGGATCAGCGACGCCGGCCCGACGCCGCCGCTGCAGCCCAGCAACAACGTGATCGTGGATGCGGTGGCCAAGGTGGGCCCCTCGGTGGTGCGGATCGACACCACCAAGCGGATCATCAACCCCCTGGGCGGTCTGTTCGGCCGTGGCCCCACCATCCAGGAGCAGCAGGGCCAGGGGTCGGGCTTCATCACCCGCTCCGACGGCGTGCTGCTCACCAACGCCCACGTGGTGGACGGCGCCAGCGAAGTGAGCGTGACCCTGCCGGACGGCCGCAGTTTCACCGGCAAGGTGCTGGGCAGCGATCCCCTCACCGACGTGGCGGTGGTGAAGGTGGTGGCCACCAACCTGCCCGTGGCGCCGCTGGGGGATTCCGCCAAGCTGCGGCCCGGGGAATGGGCGATCGCCATCGGCAATCCCCTCGGCCTCGACAACACCGTGACCGCCGGGATCATCAGTGCCATCCAGCGCACCAACGCGGTGGGCGAGGGCCAGCGGGTGCCCTACATCCAGACCGATGCGGCGGTGAACCCCGGCAACAGCGGCGGACCGCTGATCAACGACCGGGGTCAGGTGATCGGCATCAACACGGCCATCCGCCAGGCACCCGGGGCGGGCCTGAGCTTCGCCGTGCCGATCAACGTGGCCAAGCAGATCGCGGCCCAGATCCTGGAGCGGGGCTTCGCCAGCCATCCCTACATCGGCGTGCGGCTCCAGGCCCTCACCCCCCAGCTGGCGCGCGAGATCAACGCCACCACCGACCAGTGCCGGCTGCCGGAGGTGAACGGCGTGGTGGTGGTGGATGTGATGCAGGGCAGCCCGGCCTCCAAGGGGGGCCTCAAGCCCTGCGACCTGATCGAATCGGTGGGTGGACGCAAGGTGCGCAATCCCTCGGAGGTGCAGCTGGCGGTGGACCAGGGCCGCGTCGGGGAACCCCTCGAGGTGGTGGTGCGCCGCGGCGATGCCACCACCTCCCTCACCCTCCAGCCGGCCGAGCTGCCGCGGCAGGAATGA
- a CDS encoding TIGR04282 family arsenosugar biosynthesis glycosyltransferase: MSAAAPLELVVMARWPAPGRCKSRLAAGIGAGRAAAIQGRLIQHTLATARLSRRRLGCRLVLAVQGLGPRACRRWGAELGCDVAVPQGGGGLGTRLQRQLQRALAAGAGRVVLIGSDLPTLESADLEAAFAGLGPSGLVLGPAGDGGYWLIGLDHSRPALLAGIPWGSGAVLECTLAVARRLELSPVLLAVRHDLDRAADLRPWR, encoded by the coding sequence ATGAGCGCCGCAGCCCCCCTGGAGCTGGTGGTGATGGCCCGCTGGCCGGCCCCCGGGCGCTGCAAGAGCCGCCTGGCCGCCGGCATCGGTGCGGGCCGGGCCGCGGCGATCCAGGGCCGGTTGATCCAGCACACGCTGGCCACCGCCCGTCTGAGCCGCCGCAGGCTGGGCTGCCGCCTGGTGCTGGCCGTGCAGGGGCTGGGGCCGCGGGCCTGCCGGCGCTGGGGGGCCGAGCTGGGCTGTGACGTAGCGGTGCCCCAGGGCGGCGGCGGTCTGGGCACGCGGCTGCAGCGGCAGCTGCAGCGCGCCCTCGCCGCCGGGGCCGGCCGCGTGGTGCTGATCGGCAGCGACCTGCCGACCCTGGAAAGCGCCGATCTGGAGGCGGCCTTCGCCGGCCTCGGACCCAGCGGGCTGGTGCTGGGCCCGGCCGGCGATGGCGGCTACTGGCTGATCGGCCTTGATCACTCCAGGCCGGCTCTGCTGGCCGGGATCCCCTGGGGCAGTGGCGCGGTGCTGGAGTGCACCCTCGCGGTGGCCAGGCGCCTCGAGCTCAGCCCCGTGCTGCTGGCGGTGCGCCACGATCTGGACCGGGCCGCCGACCTGAGACCCTGGCGCTGA
- a CDS encoding TIGR04283 family arsenosugar biosynthesis glycosyltransferase — MSAQDPWLSVVIASRNERRALPPLLAQLGSAPDLVREVLVVDGGSDDGSGQLAGLAGAALLRSEPGRGCQLALGAREARGPWLLLLHADVRLPTDWAQRIRAVPQRQGQDQALGAWYFDLGIAGAHPGLRLVELGVALRSRWRQLPYGDQGLLLPLSLYRASGGMRPLPLMEDLDLVQRLRRLAQLRSLGAAVRVDPRRWRQGGIWRTTLDNARLRRQWRRGVPAATLARRYYGGSWNDPGA, encoded by the coding sequence ATGAGCGCCCAGGACCCCTGGCTGAGTGTGGTGATCGCCAGCCGCAACGAACGCCGGGCCCTGCCGCCGCTGCTGGCCCAGCTGGGCAGCGCTCCGGATCTGGTGCGGGAGGTGCTGGTGGTGGATGGCGGCAGCGATGACGGCAGTGGCCAGCTGGCCGGCCTGGCCGGCGCCGCCCTGCTGCGCTCGGAGCCTGGTCGCGGCTGCCAGCTCGCCCTCGGCGCCAGGGAGGCCCGGGGGCCCTGGCTGCTGCTGCTCCATGCCGACGTGCGGCTGCCCACCGACTGGGCGCAGCGGATCCGGGCGGTGCCGCAGCGACAGGGGCAGGACCAGGCGCTGGGCGCCTGGTATTTCGATCTGGGCATCGCCGGCGCTCACCCCGGCCTGCGGCTGGTGGAGCTGGGGGTGGCCCTGCGCAGCCGCTGGCGCCAGCTGCCCTATGGCGATCAGGGTCTGCTGCTGCCCCTGTCGCTCTACCGGGCCAGCGGCGGGATGCGGCCCCTGCCGCTGATGGAGGATCTGGATCTGGTGCAGCGGCTGCGGCGCCTGGCCCAGCTGCGCAGCCTGGGGGCGGCGGTGCGGGTGGATCCGCGGCGCTGGCGGCAGGGGGGGATCTGGCGCACCACCCTCGACAATGCCCGCCTGCGCCGCCAGTGGCGCCGGGGCGTGCCCGCCGCCACCCTGGCCCGCCGGTACTACGGCGGCAGCTGGAACGACCCAGGCGCCTAG
- a CDS encoding GNAT family N-acetyltransferase, with protein MDPVELLTTLYGEGHRLCPTPNPQISLVLSTQREIDLIELEQLCDAVGWSRRPLRRVRKALQNSLLRVGLWRHDPRLPKLVGFARCTGDGVVEATVWDVAVHPHYQGVGLGKALMLYVLDQLRSMEVDRVSLFADPQVVEFYQAQGWELEPLERRCAFWYAP; from the coding sequence GTGGATCCGGTCGAGCTCCTCACCACTCTCTACGGGGAGGGGCATCGGCTCTGCCCGACGCCCAACCCCCAGATCTCCCTGGTGCTCAGCACCCAGCGGGAGATCGACCTGATCGAGCTCGAGCAGCTCTGCGACGCGGTGGGCTGGAGCCGCCGTCCCCTGCGGCGCGTGCGCAAGGCGCTGCAGAACAGCCTGCTGCGGGTGGGGCTGTGGCGCCACGATCCCCGCCTGCCGAAGCTGGTGGGCTTCGCCCGCTGCACCGGCGACGGGGTGGTGGAGGCCACGGTCTGGGACGTGGCGGTGCACCCCCACTACCAGGGGGTGGGATTGGGCAAGGCGCTGATGCTCTACGTGCTGGATCAGCTGCGCAGCATGGAGGTGGACCGCGTCAGCCTGTTCGCCGACCCCCAGGTGGTGGAGTTCTATCAGGCCCAGGGCTGGGAGCTGGAGCCCCTCGAGCGCCGCTGCGCCTTCTGGTACGCGCCCTAG
- a CDS encoding alpha/beta fold hydrolase, with translation MAPATARRSSLSGACPAEQRPLIVAAHGWLLAGRLWDRLAASLAPGWDLWAPDLPGFGGRERPKGLQPSLASYGTWLAREASERAWNGRPVVLMGHSLGGSLALHAAPQLGSQLAGLIQIAVGGGVYQPRPFAQVRRGGAVFLKLRPRWLLRLPGSDGLRSPLLADRHAAQGLLACSMRRSAVRQLPGLAACLTVPSLWIAGSRDQVMEPRYVRHLAGYAPRHDVRVLEGAGHLPMLRQPEALAELIRPWLEALDAPRAPECPGAAGTTGPATVIRLQSKSRPPPPPEGA, from the coding sequence ATGGCACCAGCAACAGCGCGACGATCCAGCCTTTCCGGCGCATGCCCGGCCGAGCAGCGTCCGCTGATCGTGGCGGCCCATGGCTGGCTGCTGGCCGGACGCCTGTGGGACCGGCTGGCGGCCAGCCTTGCCCCCGGCTGGGACCTCTGGGCTCCGGATCTGCCCGGGTTCGGCGGGCGGGAACGGCCGAAGGGCCTGCAGCCCAGCCTGGCCAGCTATGGCACCTGGCTGGCCCGTGAGGCCAGCGAGCGGGCCTGGAACGGCCGGCCCGTGGTGCTGATGGGCCATTCCCTCGGCGGCAGCCTGGCCCTGCATGCGGCGCCGCAGCTGGGCAGCCAGCTGGCCGGCCTGATCCAGATCGCCGTGGGCGGCGGGGTGTATCAGCCCCGGCCCTTCGCCCAGGTGCGACGCGGCGGAGCGGTGTTTCTGAAGTTGCGGCCCCGCTGGCTGCTGCGGCTGCCGGGCAGTGATGGCCTGCGCAGCCCGCTGCTGGCCGACCGCCATGCCGCCCAGGGGCTGCTGGCCTGCAGCATGCGCCGCAGTGCGGTGCGGCAGCTGCCCGGCCTCGCGGCCTGCCTCACGGTGCCGAGCCTGTGGATCGCCGGCAGCCGCGATCAGGTGATGGAACCCCGCTATGTGCGCCACCTGGCGGGGTATGCCCCCCGGCACGACGTGCGGGTGCTGGAGGGCGCGGGCCACCTGCCGATGCTGCGGCAGCCCGAGGCCCTGGCGGAGCTGATCCGCCCCTGGCTGGAGGCCCTGGATGCCCCCCGTGCCCCGGAGTGCCCCGGTGCCGCCGGCACGACGGGGCCGGCCACGGTGATCCGGCTTCAGAGCAAGTCCAGGCCGCCCCCCCCGCCCGAGGGGGCCTGA
- a CDS encoding ABC transporter ATP-binding protein — translation MAALDRERLRRLLPYLGRDRRRLLVTLLLLIPVAAAAAIQPLLVGQAIAVLRGEPTLGFLTGMPVAQALRLLVLVLLGAVLLRLALQGVQSYSVQAVGQRLTARIRDDLFAHAMALSLRFHDRMPVGKLLTRLTSDVDALAEVFGSGAVGVLADLVTLLVIAVTMLSIEWRLGLLLLCSQLPVVLGMLWLQRRYRRANYRVREELSQLNADLQENLQGLEVVQMFRRERVNSARFARTTDAYRKAVTGTIFYDSAISAFIEWVALVAVALVLALGGSMVTAGALGLGTLTTFILYSQRLFDPLRQLAERFTQIQGGLTAVERIGELLEQPIEIQELPASQRSAAARRSGGQRSSAGEVVFENVSFAYRQDDPILTDLSFRIAPGEHVALVGPTGSGKTTVIRLLCRLYEPQRGRILLDGIDIRELPIPTLRQRLGVVLQDTFLFSGNVADNLRLDAPIATEELAQLCRDLGLDPLLRRLPDGLATELRERGANLSSGERQLLAVARVAIRDPSVLVMDEATAFLDPSTEATLQQDLDRLLQQRTAIVIAHRLATVEAADRILVLQRGRLIEQGTHRQLRDAGGLYARLAELQDKGLAAL, via the coding sequence ATGGCGGCCCTGGACCGCGAGCGCCTGCGACGTCTTCTCCCCTATCTGGGGCGGGATCGCCGCCGGCTGCTGGTCACCCTGCTGCTGCTGATCCCGGTGGCGGCTGCCGCCGCGATCCAGCCGCTGCTGGTGGGCCAGGCGATCGCCGTGCTGCGGGGCGAACCCACCCTGGGCTTCCTCACCGGCATGCCCGTGGCCCAGGCCCTGCGCCTGCTGGTGCTGGTGCTGCTGGGGGCGGTGCTGCTGCGCCTCGCCCTCCAGGGCGTGCAGAGCTACAGCGTGCAGGCGGTGGGTCAGCGGCTCACGGCCCGCATCCGCGACGACCTCTTCGCCCATGCGATGGCCCTGTCGCTGCGCTTCCACGACCGCATGCCCGTGGGCAAGCTGCTTACCCGGCTCACCAGCGATGTGGACGCCCTGGCCGAGGTGTTCGGCAGCGGCGCCGTGGGGGTGCTGGCCGATCTGGTCACCCTGCTGGTGATCGCCGTCACCATGCTCAGCATCGAATGGCGCCTCGGCCTGCTGCTGCTCTGCTCCCAGCTGCCGGTGGTGCTGGGCATGCTCTGGCTGCAGCGCCGCTACCGCCGCGCCAACTACCGGGTGCGGGAGGAACTGAGCCAGCTCAACGCCGATCTGCAGGAGAACCTGCAGGGGCTTGAGGTTGTGCAGATGTTCCGGCGCGAGCGGGTCAACAGCGCCCGCTTCGCCCGCACCACCGACGCCTACCGCAAGGCCGTCACCGGCACGATCTTCTACGACAGCGCCATCTCGGCCTTCATCGAATGGGTGGCCCTGGTGGCCGTGGCCCTGGTGCTGGCCCTGGGCGGCAGCATGGTCACCGCCGGCGCCCTGGGGCTGGGCACCCTCACCACCTTCATCCTCTATTCCCAGCGGCTGTTCGATCCGCTGCGTCAACTCGCCGAGCGTTTCACCCAGATCCAGGGCGGACTCACCGCGGTGGAACGGATCGGCGAACTGCTCGAGCAGCCGATCGAGATCCAGGAACTCCCCGCCTCCCAGCGCTCGGCGGCGGCCCGGCGCTCCGGCGGCCAGCGCAGCAGCGCCGGCGAAGTGGTGTTCGAGAACGTGTCCTTCGCCTACCGGCAGGACGACCCGATCCTCACCGATCTCTCCTTCCGCATCGCCCCCGGGGAGCATGTGGCCCTGGTGGGTCCCACCGGCTCCGGCAAGACCACGGTGATCCGCCTCCTCTGCCGCCTCTACGAGCCCCAGCGCGGTCGGATCCTGCTGGATGGGATCGACATCCGCGAGCTGCCCATCCCCACCCTGCGCCAGCGGCTGGGGGTGGTGCTGCAGGACACCTTCCTGTTCAGCGGCAACGTGGCCGACAACCTGCGGCTCGACGCGCCGATCGCCACCGAGGAGCTGGCCCAGCTCTGCCGCGACCTCGGCCTCGATCCCCTGCTGCGGCGGCTGCCGGATGGCCTCGCCACCGAGCTGCGGGAGCGCGGCGCCAACCTCTCCTCCGGCGAGCGCCAGCTGCTGGCGGTGGCCCGGGTCGCGATCCGCGATCCCTCCGTGCTGGTGATGGATGAGGCCACGGCCTTCCTCGACCCCTCCACCGAGGCCACCCTGCAGCAGGACCTGGACCGTCTGCTGCAGCAGCGCACCGCCATCGTGATCGCCCACCGCCTCGCCACCGTGGAGGCGGCCGACCGGATCCTGGTGCTGCAGCGGGGCCGGCTGATCGAGCAGGGCACCCACCGGCAGCTGCGGGACGCCGGCGGCCTCTATGCCCGGCTGGCGGAGCTGCAGGACAAGGGGCTGGCCGCTCTCTGA
- the hisG gene encoding ATP phosphoribosyltransferase: MITVALAKGALLKDSVRRFAAAGLDFAAVLEPGNRQLMVPSACGAARALLVRNADVPVYVAYGQAQLGVVGYDVLREHQLPVAQLVDLGFGGCRMSVAVKASSPYRRAVDLPAHCRVASKFTRCAEAYFEALDLPVELIHLAGSVELGPITGMSEAIVDLVATGRTLEENGLIAIEDLFHSTARLVGHPLALRLDDGPLQAIVDRVAAVSAAPLPAGVA, from the coding sequence ATGATCACCGTTGCCCTGGCCAAGGGTGCCCTCCTCAAGGATTCAGTGCGTCGCTTCGCGGCCGCCGGCCTTGACTTTGCGGCGGTGCTCGAGCCGGGCAACCGGCAGCTGATGGTGCCGAGCGCCTGCGGTGCGGCCCGGGCCCTGCTGGTGCGCAACGCCGATGTGCCGGTGTACGTGGCCTATGGCCAGGCCCAGCTGGGCGTGGTGGGCTACGACGTGCTGCGGGAGCACCAGCTGCCGGTGGCCCAGCTGGTGGACCTCGGCTTCGGCGGCTGCCGCATGAGCGTGGCCGTGAAGGCCAGCAGTCCCTACCGCCGCGCCGTGGACCTGCCGGCCCACTGCCGCGTGGCCAGCAAGTTCACCCGCTGCGCCGAGGCCTATTTCGAGGCGCTCGACCTTCCCGTGGAGCTGATCCATCTGGCCGGTTCAGTGGAACTCGGTCCGATCACCGGCATGAGCGAAGCGATCGTGGATCTGGTGGCCACCGGCCGCACCCTCGAGGAGAACGGGCTGATCGCGATCGAAGACCTCTTCCACTCCACCGCCCGCCTGGTGGGCCATCCCCTGGCCCTGCGGCTGGATGACGGTCCGCTCCAGGCGATCGTGGACCGAGTGGCCGCGGTGTCGGCGGCGCCGCTGCCGGCCGGGGTGGCCTGA
- the gloB gene encoding hydroxyacylglutathione hydrolase: MGPDARENTTGSAAGPPGTLAVSLIPVLQDNYVFLLERDGEAAVVDPAVAAPVDAALRQRHLQLRAILHTHHHSDHIGGTPELLRRWPGCAVVAAAADRQRIPFQTRSVADGERFTLLGEPVEVIAVPGHTRAHIAYWLPRSGHLFCGDTLFAGGCGRLFEGSAAEMHHSLQRLAALPADTRVWCAHEYTAANLGWARAVAPEEDPAAAAAIAERLQQVLEQRQRGIATVPSRIGVELATNLFLRAPDAPALARRRRHKDHWRG; encoded by the coding sequence ATGGGCCCTGACGCCCGAGAGAACACCACCGGCTCCGCCGCAGGCCCGCCCGGGACCCTCGCGGTGTCCCTGATCCCGGTGCTGCAGGACAACTACGTGTTCCTGCTGGAACGGGACGGCGAGGCGGCGGTGGTGGATCCCGCCGTGGCCGCCCCCGTGGACGCGGCCCTGCGGCAGAGGCACCTGCAGCTGCGCGCCATCCTCCACACCCACCACCACAGCGACCACATCGGTGGCACGCCGGAGCTGCTGCGGCGCTGGCCCGGCTGCGCCGTGGTGGCCGCCGCCGCCGACCGGCAGCGGATCCCCTTCCAGACCCGCAGCGTGGCCGATGGCGAGCGCTTCACGTTGCTGGGTGAACCGGTGGAGGTGATCGCCGTGCCCGGCCACACACGGGCCCACATCGCCTACTGGCTGCCGCGCTCCGGCCATCTCTTCTGCGGCGACACCCTCTTCGCCGGGGGCTGCGGGCGCCTGTTCGAGGGCAGCGCCGCCGAGATGCACCACTCCCTGCAGCGGCTGGCGGCCCTGCCCGCCGACACCCGGGTGTGGTGCGCCCACGAGTACACCGCCGCCAACCTGGGCTGGGCGCGGGCCGTGGCGCCTGAGGAGGATCCGGCCGCCGCTGCGGCGATCGCGGAGCGGCTGCAGCAGGTGCTGGAGCAGCGCCAGCGGGGAATCGCCACCGTGCCGAGCCGGATCGGGGTGGAGCTGGCCACCAACCTGTTCCTGCGGGCGCCGGATGCCCCCGCCCTGGCCAGGCGGCGGCGGCACAAGGACCACTGGCGTGGCTGA
- a CDS encoding ABC transporter ATP-binding protein: MMVPRTPGPQAFAAIASPLTALTPPDLQLREHVRLQDLWHCYAAAGEGNWTLRGLELSLRHGELMGLLGPSGCGKTTLLRLIAGFERPERGAVLIDGRQVAGPSRWLVPERRGVGMVFQDYALFPHLDAWRNACFGLRRGQDTSRAAWLLELLGLKGLERRYPHELSGGQRQRLALARALAPGPSVVLLDEPFSNLDVEVRLRLRSELPLVLSQCGASGLIVTHDPEEALAICDRVAVLCDGELHQCASPRDLVQQPATAFVGRFVLQGNLLPAQCQDGLLCTPLGRLAARKAASAAVLDGPLDSQAEVLVSPEAIDLVPQANGEAWVLGREFLGSAWLYQLHLDGLTLRLRLPLEQEYGRGQRCRLQLRPGHGGILFPQRLPLVAL, from the coding sequence ATGATGGTGCCGCGAACTCCGGGCCCCCAGGCCTTCGCTGCCATCGCCTCACCCCTCACTGCCCTCACTCCCCCGGATCTGCAGCTCCGCGAGCATGTGCGGCTGCAGGACCTCTGGCATTGCTACGCCGCCGCCGGGGAGGGCAACTGGACCTTGCGGGGTCTCGAGCTGAGCCTGAGGCACGGCGAGCTGATGGGCTTGCTGGGTCCCTCCGGCTGCGGCAAGACCACCCTGCTGCGCCTGATCGCCGGCTTCGAGCGGCCCGAGCGGGGGGCCGTGCTGATCGATGGCCGCCAGGTGGCCGGGCCCTCGCGCTGGCTGGTGCCGGAACGCCGCGGGGTGGGGATGGTGTTCCAGGACTACGCCCTCTTCCCCCATCTCGATGCCTGGCGCAACGCCTGTTTCGGCCTGCGTCGCGGCCAGGACACCAGCCGGGCCGCCTGGCTGCTGGAGCTGCTGGGGCTCAAGGGTCTGGAGCGCCGCTATCCCCACGAACTCTCCGGCGGCCAGCGTCAGCGGCTGGCCCTGGCCAGGGCCCTGGCCCCGGGGCCCTCGGTGGTGCTGCTCGATGAACCCTTCTCCAATCTCGATGTGGAGGTGCGGCTGCGCCTGCGCAGCGAGTTGCCGCTGGTGCTCAGCCAGTGCGGCGCCAGCGGCCTGATCGTGACCCACGATCCCGAGGAGGCCCTGGCCATCTGCGACCGGGTGGCGGTGCTGTGCGACGGGGAGCTGCACCAGTGCGCCAGTCCACGGGATCTGGTGCAGCAGCCCGCCACCGCCTTCGTGGGTCGCTTCGTGCTGCAGGGCAATCTGCTGCCGGCGCAGTGCCAGGACGGTCTGCTGTGCACACCCCTCGGCAGGCTCGCGGCCCGCAAGGCCGCCTCCGCAGCCGTGCTGGACGGGCCGCTCGATTCCCAGGCCGAGGTGCTGGTGAGTCCGGAGGCGATCGATCTGGTGCCGCAGGCCAATGGCGAGGCCTGGGTGCTGGGCCGGGAGTTCCTTGGCAGTGCCTGGCTGTATCAGCTCCACCTCGACGGGCTCACCCTGCGGCTGCGCCTGCCGCTGGAGCAGGAGTACGGCCGTGGTCAGCGCTGCCGGCTGCAGCTGAGGCCGGGGCACGGCGGCATCCTGTTCCCCCAGCGCCTGCCCCTGGTGGCGCTCTGA
- a CDS encoding RidA family protein — protein MSSSASASPTTEPTALPTAVAVHEAVHTTEAPAPVGPYNQAVLAGGLLFCSGQIGLDPASGQMVGGGDVEAETRQVLRNLEAVLRAAGSTPAQVVRTTVFLADLADFAAVNAIYAETFGEGVSPARACVEVAALPKGARVEIDCIALVG, from the coding sequence ATGAGCAGCTCCGCATCAGCCAGCCCCACGACGGAGCCCACCGCCCTTCCGACAGCCGTAGCCGTTCACGAGGCGGTTCACACCACCGAGGCCCCGGCTCCGGTGGGTCCCTACAACCAGGCGGTGCTGGCGGGGGGGCTGCTGTTCTGCTCCGGGCAGATCGGCCTGGATCCGGCCAGCGGCCAGATGGTGGGCGGTGGGGATGTGGAGGCCGAAACCCGTCAGGTGCTGCGCAACCTGGAGGCGGTGCTGCGGGCGGCCGGCAGCACGCCGGCCCAGGTGGTTCGCACCACGGTGTTTCTGGCGGACCTGGCCGATTTCGCGGCGGTGAACGCCATCTACGCCGAAACCTTCGGGGAGGGGGTCTCCCCGGCCAGGGCCTGCGTGGAGGTGGCCGCCCTGCCGAAGGGGGCCCGGGTGGAGATCGACTGCATCGCCCTGGTGGGCTGA
- a CDS encoding DUF2254 domain-containing protein yields MARHDPIALSLQGRLAFALNRLREKLWVKPLLLCLVSLVGVALARLVDGLLPDLLLPDISADTLETLLRIISSSMLVIAVFAAGSMLSAYASAGTVATPRALAVVVSDDVSQYALSTFIGAFIFGIVALIALMNGLYGRTGRFALFLLTLLVFAVVVLSFVTWVDRIARLGRVTNTISRVEAVAARALLDRAQRPTLGALPLVADEPAGCVEVLSQQVGYLQRIDLGALQLLAETAGVQVAVRALPGAFITTSRVLARVWGQTVTDPELLEQMADTFLIGESRTFDDDPRFGLVVLSEIASRALSPAVNDPGTAIHVIGSFVRLFSHWAEASLDRQRREAVPPRFDRLRLPGLAMADLLDDAFQALARDGAGSLEVGLRLQKGLHRLSLLPLPGLSQAARGQALLALEHGEQALRLEAERQRLRQAAAWIHQGAGPRPDPTLQPT; encoded by the coding sequence ATGGCCCGCCATGACCCCATCGCCCTGAGCCTGCAGGGGCGCCTCGCCTTTGCTCTCAACCGGCTGCGGGAGAAGCTCTGGGTCAAGCCGCTGCTGCTCTGCCTGGTGTCCCTGGTGGGCGTGGCCCTGGCCCGCCTGGTGGACGGGCTGCTTCCCGATCTGCTGCTGCCGGACATCAGCGCCGACACGCTGGAGACCCTGCTGCGGATCATCTCCTCCAGCATGCTGGTGATCGCCGTGTTCGCGGCCGGTTCGATGCTGTCGGCCTATGCCTCGGCGGGCACCGTGGCCACGCCGCGGGCCCTGGCGGTGGTGGTGTCGGACGACGTGTCCCAGTACGCCCTCTCCACCTTCATCGGCGCGTTCATCTTCGGCATCGTGGCCCTGATCGCCCTGATGAACGGGCTGTATGGCCGCACCGGCCGCTTCGCCCTCTTCCTGCTCACCCTGCTGGTGTTCGCGGTGGTGGTGCTCAGCTTCGTCACCTGGGTGGATCGCATCGCCCGGCTGGGCCGGGTCACCAACACCATCAGCCGGGTGGAGGCGGTGGCGGCCCGCGCGCTGCTTGATCGGGCCCAGCGCCCCACCCTGGGAGCCCTCCCTCTGGTGGCCGATGAGCCCGCCGGCTGCGTGGAGGTGCTGAGCCAGCAGGTGGGCTACCTGCAGCGCATCGACCTGGGTGCACTGCAGCTGCTGGCGGAGACGGCGGGCGTGCAGGTGGCGGTGCGGGCGCTGCCCGGGGCTTTCATCACCACCAGCCGGGTGCTGGCCCGGGTGTGGGGGCAGACCGTCACGGATCCGGAGCTCCTCGAGCAGATGGCCGACACCTTTCTGATCGGTGAGAGCCGCACCTTCGACGATGATCCGCGCTTCGGGCTGGTGGTGCTCTCGGAGATCGCCAGCCGGGCCCTGTCCCCGGCGGTGAATGACCCCGGCACGGCGATTCACGTGATCGGCAGCTTCGTGCGGCTGTTCAGCCACTGGGCCGAGGCGTCGCTGGACCGTCAGCGCCGTGAAGCCGTGCCACCGCGCTTCGACCGGTTGCGGCTCCCCGGTCTGGCCATGGCCGATCTGCTGGACGATGCCTTCCAGGCCCTGGCCCGCGATGGAGCCGGATCCCTCGAGGTGGGGCTGCGGCTGCAGAAGGGGCTGCACCGGCTGAGCCTGCTGCCGCTGCCGGGCCTGAGCCAGGCGGCCCGGGGCCAGGCCTTGCTGGCCCTCGAGCACGGCGAGCAGGCCCTGCGGCTGGAGGCGGAACGGCAGCGGCTGCGCCAGGCGGCTGCCTGGATTCACCAGGGAGCCGGACCGCGGCCGGACCCCACGTTGCAGCCCACCTGA